One part of the Ranitomeya imitator isolate aRanImi1 chromosome 10, aRanImi1.pri, whole genome shotgun sequence genome encodes these proteins:
- the LOC138651144 gene encoding UDP-GlcNAc:betaGal beta-1,3-N-acetylglucosaminyltransferase 7-like, producing the protein MHFLEIWFLPPCYADLYHLSHIHRRQRGRRAPNLSQEPSITTSTMDCLFRRRRLLKTSITLSLIFATLVTIHKLKLVEEGTKGTLAFHSRIMHEWLQPDNISSRRISDGTTGISDGGGTSVGISLPTPRWDVNESKCPEDTNLRRQPWFRHVDPRFHQFILHRHCRYFPLLLNHPEKCQEDVHLLIVVKSIIEQHDRREAVRRTWGKEKEVDGKKIKTLFLLGTTSIGKDHRNLQRLIEQENQIYGDILQWDFMDTFFNLTLKEVNFLKWFHIYCPNVEFIFKGDDDIFVNTENILDFLAFKKEDPLLPSLFVGDIISRAVPIRNKQSKYYIPKELYDKAYPVYAGGGGFLMASALARKLFVASEKIQLFPIDDVFLGLCLKAIDVEPKLHPGFRTFGISKKRSSAMNRDPCFYKDLLVVHKLSSKDLLKMWNVVHDEKIVCGKRVNI; encoded by the coding sequence ATGCATTTTTTAGAGATCTGGTTCTTGCCACCATGCTATGCAGACCTATATCACCTATCTCATATCCATAGAAGACAAAGGGGCAGGAGGGCTCCCAACCTCAGTCAAGAACCTTCCATCACAACTTCAACCATGGATTGCCTGTTCAGACGGAGGAGATTGCTAAAAACAAGCATAACCCTGTCCCTAATTTTTGCCACACTGGTCACCATCCATAAACTGAAATTGGTTGAGGAAGGGACGAAGGGAACCTTGGCATTCCACTCCCGAATCATGCATGAGTGGTTGCAACCAGACAATATTTCATCCAGAAGGATCAGTGATGGAACTACTGgtatctctgatggtggtggtaccTCAGTAGGGATAAGTTTGCCTACACCAAGGTGGGATGTTAATGAGAGTAAATGTCCTGAAGACACTAATTTAAGAAGACAACCTTGGTTCAGACACGTGGATCCTAGATTCCATCAGTTTATCCTGCACAGGCATTGCAGGTATTTCCCGCTGTTGCTGAACCACCCTGAGAAATGTCAAGAAGATGTCCACCTACTCATCGTGGTGAAGTCTATCATTGAGCAACATGATCGAAGAGAAGCGGTGAGGAGAACATGGGGCAAGGAGAAAGAAGTAGATGGCAAAAAAATAAAGACTTTGTTTCTCCTTGGAACTACATCCATAGGTAAAGACCACAGGAACCTCCAGAGACTTATTGAGCAAGAGAACCAGATTTATGGGGACATTTTACAATGGGATTTCATGGACACCTTCTTTAACTTGACTCTTAAAGAGGTCAATTTCTTAAAATGGTTTCACATATATTGCCCAAATGTTGAGTTTATTTTTAAAGGTGATGATGATATTTTTGTGAACACTGAAAATATATTAGATTTCTTGGCCTTCAAAAAAGAAGACCCTCTACTTCCTAGTTTATTTGTAGGAGACATTATTTCTAGGGCAGTTCCAATTAGGAATAAGCAAAGTAAATATTATATCCCCAAAGAGCTGTACGACAAAGCCTATCCAGTCTACGCTGGTGGAGGTGGCTTTCTAATGGCATCTGCTCTCGCCAGAAAGCTCTTTGTAGCTTCTGAGAAGATCCAGTTGTTTCCCATTGATGATGTGTTTTTGGGATTGTGTCTTAAGGCCATAGATGTAGAGCCCAAGTTGCATCCTGGATTTAGGACCTTTGGAATTAGTAAAAAGAGATCAAGTGCCATGAACAGAGACCCTTGTTTCTATAAGGACTTGCTGGTGGTCCACAAGTTGAGCTCGAAAGATCTCCTGAAAATGTGGAACGTTGTCCATGATGAAAAAATCGTCTGTGGTAAAAgggttaatatttaa